Below is a window of Oncorhynchus clarkii lewisi isolate Uvic-CL-2024 chromosome 19, UVic_Ocla_1.0, whole genome shotgun sequence DNA.
GGAGTACATTGTAACGACATATACCTTAGGGAAAAACATGAGGTGCAACTACGTTCTAACACCAAGACCCATACTGTCTGTGTGAATACTTACATCTGAATGGAATATAAACCGTAAATGTAACACCAATACTTTAAATAAATAACTTATGTATGGGTTTATTATTCAGGATGAATTGCATTTCACTGACATCAAATGAAGAGTGTAGTGTTTTGTGTCAGACTCTGCAGGTGTAGGTGCAGACAGCTGGGTGGCAGCACAGTGCCTGGCCGTGGAGGGGGATTACAGTCGGCCAGTCATTCAGAGACTTCTCTCCCAGCACTTCGTCAGTGAGGTtcacacagataataaacagtcaGCCGCTCTACTTGCCAGCATCAGTAGCAAGACGGTGCGTAACTCAAATTTGTTCCCCTTAAATTGCTTCAACTAAATGATATACCCAGTCATTGGGGCAAGCACTATTAGCCTGTGTTCTTCTGTTTAATCACAAATCCATGATATCTGAAATGTCCTTTTTCTGGGCTTAACATTTTTCTTTAGACTCTAGTTCGCTCTCTGCTGGCTGAGGAGTTGAATTGTGCCAACTGGAGGACCAGACTCTTGGCTTGCAACACTATCTCCCAATTGAAAGGACCAATTAATAAGGTGTCTCTTGCAATCTCATAGATTTCTTGAGTCCCTAATTCTGTGATTTATTTGGTGTCTCAAATCAAACCTAAATTATGATATTGATATGTGATTATGTACTCATTAGAAATTATATTTTGTAGGACCTTGCAAACAAGTTGATCTACCTGATGTGGAATGACTGGAGTGGTAACGTGAAGCAGGCTGCAGCCCAGGCCCTGGGGAAACTAGGAATGGGAAGAGATGTGCACAACGAGCTGAGGTACCAGACTGGCATTTGGTGATCACTAATGAGCTGATTAGAGAGCATCTCACTCTTCCTAAAACCTCACCCATTGGCTGTTTTAGAATGAAGCTTGAGGAAGGTCCTGCCTCCTGGAGGGTGGAGGCTCTCATCCTCATAGCTCATCTACAGATCATGACTGCCAAGCTGCTGCCACCCTTCCTGAAATGTTTCAATGACAATTTTGTGGCCGTGAGGAAACAGGCCTGTCTGACTGCTGCAGCTCTAATTATGAAGTACAGCATGGTGAGAAAGGAATGAGGAGAGGCAGCAGTTTGCATACAATGTTTGTCTCGACTCTGTCTCGTGCCTAATACTCATGCCAATATATCCTATAAACCACGTCTTCTTTGGCAATATCACTTCAATATAGATAGACTATGGACTTCTGGTGAAAAAAATCCTTGTCTTTACTTTTTGGTTTTAGGTCTTGAATCAGCTGATTCAGCTAACACAGAATGACCCAGCATGGGAGGTTAAAGTTGTTGCAATTAGTGGTAAGCAGCATGGTGATGACCACTGGCCAACAGAGTGGATATTGTAATGACAGTGTGAAGCTGCAACTGCACTAGATATGCAACTTTCTGTGATAgtgtatataaatatacagtataagtTTAGTGTCAGAAAGCAGATGTGTGAACGTGTCGCGGCACTGCAATTGTTTGTTAGCTTTAGGGAAGATAGGTTGCCTCACGCCGACTCTCCAGGACCACCTCCTCTGGGCTTTACATCATGAGGAGAAACCCCAGGTACGCATCGCCGCCTGCCAGGCCCTAAAGATCCTTAAAGTGAAGGGACCAGAGCTGCAGAACCTCCTACAGGAGAGGTTTGTACTGGAACCCCACCCCCAGGTCCATAGGTGAGTCAGAGTTCAGATCAAAatccatcccactgggcacagacgtcaattcattgtctattccacgttggtgcCACATCACAAAGTTGATTTTaatcagtgtgtgcccagtgggatataaTGTCATGCCACATCTGTGTTAGCTTTACAGGTATGAGTGTTTTATCTATGTCCAtaacattaacaacaacaaaaaaagggttTTGTCTACAAGGCATATACAGGGGCTCCTCAAAAACTATGGCTACAGTATTGATGGAGACAGGGGCATGGTCCACAAAATCAAAGATCAGGTAAATGTGTTTCAAGGTTAGCCATGGAAAGGCACTTGTGTTTTTGTTGCAAACTGAGGGCCATCAGTTCCGTCCTCCTGGTTTGCAGGTTCAGAGGCTATGCACCAAGAGCATCATCACAGACAAAGTGCTGTTGATGGAGAAGCTGGAGAACATGTACCAGCAACAGAGGAAGTATCTGGTAAATGAGAGCCGGCCGGACACTACACCAATAtcacagctgctgcaggaacGCTACAACAGTGAGTGACGGACTACTATGGTGTGTTAAGCTGAGTTAAATATTTAATGTAAATCTTGATGTGCAGTGAATTAGAGCCTTCTTATTTCCCGCAGTTACAGTATATGCAGTTTTCTGACTTTGATGAATATCATTTTTGAAGAAGGTAACATGAAACCATTGTGGGCATTATTTTTCTAGGAATTAAACATTGCACTTCCACAGTAAGGCCGACTCACTCCTCAGATTCCTCTGTGACTCAGGTATTCCCTGTCCTGAGTTCCTAGTCTTGTTGCAGAACTAGAGAACAAACCAGTTTGAAATGTACACTTTATTTTAAGCTAAATTGATTTATTATATAAAACGAACAGCTACTATTAATACAAGCAATTACTTACaaaacaaatatgtattttacaaaTATGACATGAATAAATCATAACCAGGATTAAAACAAACCGTTAAGGTGGATGTTGTAAATTAACAGAACTCCCCCTTTCTCTGTAGTCCTCCTCTAAATGCACGCTTGAATCAAGCCCTGTCAACAAATCATCTTCATCTGCTTATCAAGATCATCAACACTCCATCGTGTGACAGTGGAGAAACTTCAGCACTCCAAGAAAATGAAGATAATATTTAATAACCATGGCcgcataaaataaatacagtatttgTTGACTAATGTTTGCTTTAGTAGTATTGGGGGATTATGTAGTTGTAAGGGATTGTGAAGAGGTTGATTTACTGTCAGGTAGTGATGTTATTGATGGAGCTGTGCTGCTAGCTCCTCCACTGCAGAACCTGTTTGCAGTTGTTCCACCTAGGCCAGGAGCTGAGCTATACCATTGTTCTGAAAGAGAGAACAACATATGTGGGAAATACTGTAGGTCAGATTATGACTCTGATATGCATATTGGAACATGCATATTGCACATTACAGTGCCACACACATAGTTGTGATGAGCTTGTGTATGTAGATTCTGGAGGATATACAGTGATCCTTAGTAGAATGGACACCACAATGTACAGTGCAATATGCTTGTTCTATTCGCATTTGACCGGTATTCCACAGATTAAGGGCCACAATAATAGAAGCAACAACTGTGTGTAAACTCTAGatttaaatacagtatatagccCATCGATTATTGTGCATATACAGGATGTATATGGACTCATTCTAAAGGATTTCAAAAATCCGTGACCCTGACCCGGAAGTGCTTAGTTATTCTTGCTGACTTCACAGTGGTCTGGCTACCAGCCCCTGGTTAGCTAGATAACTAACTAGATAGTCTTGGGATGGCTGCAGAAAGAATCATATCCGCGGTTTCAGACTACCCAGAATTATATAACTCAACTTTGACTTCATATAGAGACCCGATAAAAAAATCGGATGCATGGAAGGCTGTGGGTAAACAACTGGGACTGAAAGGTATGGTCTGATTAACTAGCTAAGAACATTAGCATAcattttggctagctagctaagtgagtAACAATGTTAACGTTACTAGCTAAACTTGTTCTACGCTAACGTTAGTTATTACGTTTGACATATCTGACTATTGTGTAGACTAGCTTGCTATATTTTCTAGCGAACAACATTGTTCACACTGGGTTTAACTTCCAgggctatgctagctagctactgtttgcCTGGTTAGTTTAATTGTTTGCGACCCTTGACTGTTCATCGCTCTTTGTCTTGTAAATTGCATTGGAATAGTTGGCTACGTTGTTGATTGATTAGTAATGCTGATTGCCGTGGTCAATATACGGTGTAAAGTTAGTTAACCACAGGGGGCAGTGTGTCACGGTTTGTttactagttaacgttagctagctaacgcatTAACTTTCTACCTGAGGTGAACCAGTTGAGTGGGCACTCGTGATTTGCACCACAAGTGTAATGCCAACAAAAATGTTGGCTGCTACACCAGCAGTTTAACGATGATTCGGTCAGTGTTAGTATAAGAATATAATCCAATGATTTAACAATATGTCAACATTGTTGTAAGACTCATAGCTAGAGCAGTGCAAGCCATTTTATCCAGTGACAACATAATTCTACACTATAGAGATGGGGGTTTTTACGCATCCCAGCTGTTTATGAATTTGCGTGGTTAGTCCTACACCATCCCTATCCCTCATCTTTAGGCCTAGCTTGGATATGGGCTAAGTGGAAGGTTGCAGTTGGGCAGAACAAAATACTATGTTTCTACTAACCAAATACTTAGACGAGGTGGTGAACAAATTGGAAGACTACGTTTGTGGGAACACATGGCTCATCCAAATGACCATGCATAAAGCACTGGTATAGCCATAAGGGAAAGTttaagaacagaacagagacatCCTCTTTTTATGTTCCAGAGGAAGATGCCCGAAAGAAATGGAGAAACCTGAGGGATGTGTTCACAAGGAAAGTGAAAGCAGATCGGATCCGTGGTGCCAcagggaaggccctaaaaaaatgGAGATATAGTGAGTTAATGGCATTTCTGATCCCATACATACAGCGAGGTAGAGGAACTGGCGGCAGCAATAGCACAGAGGAGTTTGATGATGGAAAAGATGAGACAACTAGCACCTCTGACGTCCTGATTGATCTAGATGGAAGTGTGGTTGATGCCAAGATGTCGCCACCTTTGGACAACAACTTACATGAGATGACATGGAAAGATTCCTGGCAAACAGCTGGACAAGGAGACAATGAGGATGAGATGTTTTTCATGAGCCTACTCCCTCACCTCAAGCGGTTACCTTACAGGAAAAAGTGTGCAATTAAGCTGAAATTTCACCAACTTCTCCACGATGCTGAATTTGAGGACACCGACTAGCCTAACTGTAcagtaaatatattttgtatcAACGAGTTGGGGCTTTCTTAGGACAGAACATTTTGttggaaatacatttgattaatttTCATTTAGTTACCTTGAGAA
It encodes the following:
- the LOC139374315 gene encoding transcription factor Adf-1-like, giving the protein MAAERIISAVSDYPELYNSTLTSYRDPIKKSDAWKAVGKQLGLKEEDARKKWRNLRDVFTRKVKADRIRGATGKALKKWRYSELMAFLIPYIQRGRGTGGSNSTEEFDDGKDETTSTSDVLIDLDGSVVDAKMSPPLDNNLHEMTWKDSWQTAGQGDNEDEMFFMSLLPHLKRLPYRKKCAIKLKFHQLLHDAEFEDTD